In Longimicrobium sp., a genomic segment contains:
- a CDS encoding PP2C family serine/threonine-protein phosphatase codes for MSPSVAAPAAAWRVLGASVRGTSHARTDLPCQDAHAWRRLPGGAVAIAVADGAGSAAHAEAGARAAARAAVDSLVSSSPAVAEGDWTTALDHAMGAALVAVEAEARARGVEIRELSTTLIACVVTGDAVAVAQVGDGAVIAADGEGMRALTAPTSGEFANETVFLTSAGAVDAAQRATWRGSALHLAIFTDGLQGLALKHPARTPHEPFFAPLFAFAAGQHDARTGEEQLAEFLAGPRVAARSDDDLTLVLVTRDHG; via the coding sequence GTGAGCCCGTCCGTCGCCGCGCCGGCGGCCGCGTGGCGCGTGCTGGGCGCCTCGGTGCGGGGCACCAGCCACGCGCGCACCGACCTTCCCTGCCAGGACGCGCACGCCTGGCGCCGCCTTCCCGGCGGCGCGGTGGCCATCGCCGTGGCCGACGGCGCGGGGTCGGCGGCGCACGCCGAGGCGGGGGCGCGGGCGGCGGCGCGGGCGGCGGTCGACTCGCTCGTCTCCTCTTCCCCGGCCGTTGCGGAGGGGGACTGGACCACCGCGCTGGACCACGCGATGGGCGCCGCCCTCGTCGCGGTCGAGGCCGAGGCTAGGGCGCGCGGGGTGGAGATCCGCGAGCTCTCCACCACCCTCATCGCCTGCGTGGTGACGGGGGATGCGGTCGCGGTGGCGCAGGTGGGCGACGGCGCGGTGATCGCCGCCGACGGCGAGGGAATGCGCGCGCTGACCGCGCCCACCAGCGGCGAGTTCGCCAACGAGACCGTCTTCCTGACCTCCGCCGGCGCGGTGGACGCGGCGCAGCGGGCCACGTGGCGGGGCAGCGCCCTCCACCTGGCCATCTTCACCGACGGCCTGCAGGGGCTGGCGCTGAAGCACCCCGCGCGCACGCCGCACGAGCCCTTCTTCGCCCCGCTCTTCGCCTTCGCGGCCGGGCAGCACGACGCGCGCACGGGCGAGGAGCAGTTGGCGGAGTTCCTGGCCGGGCCGCGGGTGGCCGCGCGCTCGGACGACGACCTGACCCTGGTCCTGGTGACGCGCGACCATGGCTGA
- a CDS encoding vWA domain-containing protein, translating to MSLLAKLEDAVEFAENPEPRCPCVLLLDTSGSMQGAPLDAMLAGLEAFRFDLAVDPLAARRVEVAVVAFDNRIRVVQDFVSPDRFDIPFLNAEGMTHIGAAIEKALEMVEERKQRYRAYDVAYYRPWIFLVTDGEPQGEPPEAVERATQRLREAETKKQVAFFAVGVENANMEALARIAVRQPLRLKGLDFREMFVWLSRSMQSVAHSRPDETIKLAPTGWAEL from the coding sequence ATGTCGCTGCTCGCGAAGCTGGAAGACGCCGTCGAGTTCGCCGAGAACCCCGAGCCGCGCTGCCCGTGCGTGCTCCTGCTCGATACGTCCGGCTCCATGCAGGGCGCCCCGCTGGACGCCATGCTCGCCGGCCTCGAGGCCTTCCGCTTCGACCTGGCCGTGGACCCGCTGGCCGCGCGCCGGGTGGAGGTGGCCGTGGTCGCGTTCGACAACCGCATCCGCGTGGTGCAGGACTTCGTGAGCCCCGACCGCTTCGACATCCCCTTCCTGAACGCCGAGGGGATGACGCACATCGGCGCGGCCATCGAGAAGGCGCTGGAGATGGTGGAAGAGCGCAAGCAGCGCTACCGCGCCTACGACGTGGCCTACTACCGCCCCTGGATCTTCCTGGTGACCGACGGCGAGCCGCAGGGCGAGCCCCCCGAGGCCGTGGAGCGCGCCACGCAGCGCCTGCGCGAGGCCGAAACGAAGAAGCAGGTGGCCTTCTTCGCCGTGGGAGTCGAGAACGCCAACATGGAGGCGCTGGCCAGGATCGCCGTGCGCCAGCCGCTGCGGCTGAAGGGGCTGGACTTCCGCGAGATGTTCGTGTGGCTGTCGCGCAGCATGCAGTCGGTGGCGCACTCGCGGCCCGACGAGACCATCAAGCTGGCGCCCACCGGGTGGGCCGAGCTGTGA